One window of the Cryptomeria japonica chromosome 7, Sugi_1.0, whole genome shotgun sequence genome contains the following:
- the LOC131856426 gene encoding uncharacterized protein LOC131856426 produces the protein MERLNTRWSTPPPPWLKLNFDSAARSGFAAGGGIIRDNMGNLVLAYARNFDSVSSNMAEALALFRGLKLALGINAKRLIIEGDSMLIIEVAKGVSGVSWMINNVIKDIWSMIVWLEEFQI, from the coding sequence ATGGAGAGGCTTAATACCAGATGGTCAACACCTCCCCCTCCATGGCTCAAACTTAATTTTGACAGTGCTGCTCGAAGTGGTTTTGCGGCAGGAGGTGGAATTATCAGGGACAACATGGGCAACCTGGTTCTGGCCTACGCGAGAAATTTTGACTCTGTCTCGAGCAACATGGCTGAGGCCCTTGCTCTCTTCCGGGGGCTTAAGTTGGCTCTCGGTATCAATGCTAAAAGACtaatcattgaaggggactctatgTTGATTATTGAGGTAGCTAAAGGAGTTTCAGGGGTTAGCTGGATGATCAACAACGTCATCAAGGACATCTGGTCCATGATAGtttggctggaggaatttcaaatttag
- the LOC131027792 gene encoding disease resistance protein Roq1 yields MVVTFPFCYSFFRWNDWFLGNIATFNYYYSLNYMLVYCYLRRFLDEIVFNLGLSISGRCFDVCLTACFLCVWLGYVHVGACLFSRRFPALLFPFETTRKVLNAPGQNQEINAFSGIEPPGRKRKVCESSTLFDVFINHRGPDVKQTLAAQLYNSLTQLGIWTFLDSEEKELGTSFASIIDTAIRSAKVHIAIFSKRYAESPWCLDELVLMLESTAKIIPVFYEVEPWELRRIEKGVYADAFSKHKEKGRHLEKLNVWKEALQSLSFIAGEVIHGDLGVCQKIVAAVQKEVERTTLLHVALHPVGLNNLVEDFERRCLDELVQDFQYECEQQGGMHKDNVVGIFGMGGVGKTTLAKELFNQKKSQYKAASFLFDVREAAVRNELPSLQSQLLKDLFNKDLSFTCVEKGKCCIEDYLRRSPRNLGFLIVVDDIDHLEQLNALMAKDALSESSKVIVTTRDVGVLISAGITVAYNLKGMGRADGRELFCWHAFDRSYPDSGYEKLVDSFVELCGGLPLSLQVLGRHVRGRDGTHWRSELIKVGKTLPRDVKKRLRISFDALEDEQKQIFMDIACFFVGRLKSIAERVWEGSGWDAQLALVTLKEKCLLERKESVKYEGPVLRMHDHLRDLGREMAAEFSPPQRLWRPQDLKSLDSKDFETILANTNFRCFYSIFQKSLGSEVTFFLSPPNNCFEKSASLLWLQLNRNSTEQPSIPPWIPLQNLQYLKIKHGHFRKLWENGIQAPSQLKELQISEISLEEFPDLVGISKDNLENEEGSSIVKAQMNCLENLQIKIKGEKCVSGMILSSTDYPNLKSLKLNGLENLMEVNLIGVDTLCFLHIKNCKKLKRLTGTSELINLERLTISDCPDLELEYLCFRGMMCLEKVSFGRNVKVKCFELDGCPKLKATEFSCEKLVELSIRGCPKLEKLPDFEGPSCLERILIDGCGKLENLQLNGCQNLKIVSGNFETTKLYICGSPELEELPIHATLVSLSIKNCRDLERVSGTGEFMELAELIIIECPMLEKLPSIAKSTSVKKIVIESCEKLQNISGTGEFMELAELIIRKCPMLEKLPSFARSISMKKIVIESCGKLQNISGTIKFMELAELILSECPKLQKLPSLAKSTSMKKIVIESCERLQNISGIEELHASEYMQLRYCSNAVIQNCIHKLKSVPRRMDMIGRAVPGAESILNEYLFSDVRIGADAVTDIVQFGDENSDDEDSDDEREKWEVLSAVIVCFVVAVDRSSSSLEDINQSLESYSIKVREGGWIITMIACDRSLSSYCKKISDVLTRYGVMKKGFRVELKKDEESKSLKVLQKIVDKLHHGCRAIVLRAVK; encoded by the exons ATGGTTGTTACTTTTCCCTTTTGTTATAGTTTTTTTCGTTGGAACGACTGGTTCCTTGGTAATATTGCTACTTTTAACTATtactatagtttaaactatatgtTGGTTTACTGCTACTTAAGGCGCTTTTTGGACGAGATTGTTTTCAATCTTGGGTTATCCATTAGCG GTCGATGTTTCGATGTATGTTTGACTGCCTGTTTTTTGTGTGTTTGGCTTGGATATGTACACGTCGGCGCTTGCTTATTTTCTAGACGTTTTCCTGCTCTTCTCTTCCCGTTTGAAACAACGAGGAAAGTTCTCAACGCGCCTGGG CAAAATCAGGAAATTAATGCTTTCTCTGGAATAGAACCTCCTGGCAGAAAGAGGAAGGTTTGTGAATCTTCTACATTGTTTGATGTTTTCATAAACCACAGAGGCCCTGATGTCAAACAAACTTTGGCTGCTCAGCTTTACAACTCCCTTACGCAGCTAGGAATATGGACGTTTCTCGATAGCGAAGAGAAAGAACTGGGAACTTCCTTTGCTTCTATTATCGACACAGCCATCCGCTCTGCTAAGGTACACATAGCCATTTTTTCCAAAAGATATGCAGAGTCCCCTTGGTGCCTGGATGAGCTGGTTCTAATGTTAGAAAGTACGGCCAAAATCATTCCTGTGTTTTATGAAGTGGAGCCATGGGAACTCCGCCGCATTGAAAAGGGAGTATACGCTGATGCATTCAGTAAACATAAAGAGAAGGGCAGGCACCTCGAGAAGCTTAACGTGTGGAAGGAAGCCCTTCAATCTCTTTCGTTTATAGCTGGAGAAGTTATTCACGG TGATTTGGGCGTTTGCCAAAAGATAGTAGCAGCTGTGCAAAAAGAAGTAGAAAGGACAACACTTTTACATGTTGCCTTACATCCAGTGGGGCTTAACAATCTTGTAGAAGATTTTGAAAGGCGATGCCTTGACGAACTTGTACAAGATTTTCAATATGAGTGCGAGCAGCAAGGAGGGATGCATAAGGATAACGTAGTTGGCATTTTTGGCATGGGCGGTGTCGGGAAGACAACTCTTGCCAAAGAGTTGTTTAACCAAAAGAAATCACAATACAAAGCAGCAAGTTTTCTGTTTGATGTGCGAGAAGCGGCTGTGAGAAACGAATTGCCTTCTTTGCAAAGTCAGCTTCTCAAAGATCTCTTCAACAAAGATCTGAGTTTTACATGTGTAGAGAAAGGAAAGTGCTGTATAGAAGATTACCTACGAAGGAGCCCCCGCAATTTAGGCTTCTTGATTGTTGTAGATGACATCGATCATCTGGAGCAGTTAAATGCTCTAATGGCCAAGGATGCCTTAAGTGAATCTTCTAAAGTTATTGTCACAACGCGTGACGTTGGGGTTCTTATATCTGCAGGGATAACTGTTGCTTATAATTTAAAAGGAATGGGTAGAGCTGATGGGAGAGAACTCTTCTGTTGGCATGCCTTTGACCGATCCTATCCGGATAGCGGGTACGAGAAGTTAGTTGACTCCTTTGTAGAGTTGTGTGGAGGCTTACCTCTGTCTCTGCAAGTTTTGGGCAGGCACGTTCGTGGTAGAGATGGTACGCATTGGAGGTCAGAACTGATTAAAGTTGGCAAGACGCTGCCTCGGGACGTAAAGAAAAGACTGCGAATAAGTTTTGACGCATTGGAGGATGAACAGAAACAGATCTTCATGGATATCGCTTGCTTTTTTGTGGGCAGACTGAAGAGTATAGCAGAGAGAGTATGGGAGGGATCAGGATGGGACGCCCAACTTGCATTGGTAACACTCAAAGAGAAGTGTCTTTTAGAAAGAAAAGAATCTGTGAAGTATGAGGGACCTGTATTGAGAATGCACGACCACCTGAGAGACTTGGGAAGAGAAATGGCAGCTGAGTTCAGCCCTCCTCAACGCCTGTGGCGTCCTCAAGATCTGAAATCTTTG GACTCAAAAGATTTCGAAACTATACTCGCCAACACAAATTTCAGGTGTTTCTATTCCATTTTCCAGAAGTCCTTGGGCTCTGAAGTTACATTCTTTTTAAGTCCGCCAAATAATTGCTTTGAGAAGTCAGCTTCCTTACTATGGCTTCAGCTTAATCGCAATTCCACAGAACAACCAAGCATTCCTCCATGGATTCCTCTTCAAAATTTGCAGTATTTGAAAATCAAACACGGACATTTCAGAAAGTTGTGGGAGAATGGAATACAG GCACCGTCTCAGTTGAAAGAGCTGCAAATATCTGAGATCTCTTTGGAAGAGTTTCCAGATTTAGTAGGAATATCAAAAgataatttagaaaatgaggaaggGTCTAGCATTGTCAAAGCCCAGATGAATTGCCTTGAAAATCTACAGATAAAGATCAAAGGTGAAAAATGTGTATCTGGGATGATACTCAGCAGTACAGACTATCCCAACCTTAAGTCATTAAAACTTAATGGCTTGGAAAATCTTATGGAAGTGAATTTAATAGGTGTAGACACATTATGTTTTCTTCAtattaaaaattgtaaaaaactgaAAAGATTAACAGGAACATCCGAGCTTATAAATCTTGAGAGGTTAACCATTAGTGATTGTCCAGACCTTGAGTTGGAATACTTGTGCTTCAGGGGCATGATGTGTCTGGAGAAGGTAAGTTTTGGTAGAAATGTTAAGGTGAAATGTTTTGAGTTAGATGGTTGTCCAAAATTAAAAGCAACAGAGTTTTCTTGTGAAAAGCTTGTAGAATTGAGCATTCGAGGCTGTCCGAAGCTTGAGAAGTTGCCAGATTTTGAAGGTCCAAGCTGCCTCGAGAGGATTCTAATTGATGGATGTGGGAAGTTGGAAAATCTTCAATTAAATGGTTGTCAGAATTTGAAAATTGTGTCAGGTAACTTTGAGACTACAAAGTTGTATATTTGTGGTTCTCCTGAGCTTGAGGAGTTGCCAATTCATGCCACACTTGTCAGTCTGTCTATAAAAAATTGCAGAGATTTGGAAAGAGTATCAGGAACTGGTGAGTTTATGGAGCTTGCAGAGCTGATTATTATTGAGTGTCCTATGCTTGAGAAGTTGCCAAGTATTGCCAAATCGACCTCCGTCAAGAAAATTGTGATAGAGTCTTGTGAGAAACTACAAAACATATCAGGAACTGGAGAGTTTATGGAGCTTGCAGAGCTAATTATTCGTAAGTGCCCTATGCTTGAGAAGCTGCCAAGTTTTGCCAGATCGATCTCCATGAAGAAAATTGTGATCGAGTCTTGTGGGAAACTGCAAAACATATCAGGAACTATTAAGTTTATGGAGCTTGCAGAGCTGATTCTTAGTGAGTGCCCTAAGCTTCAGAAGTTGCCGAGTCTTGCCAAGTCGACCTCCATGAAGAAAATTGTGATCGAGTCTTGTGAGAGACTGCAAAACATATCAGGTATTGAAGAGTTGCATGCATCCGAATACATGCAACTTCGCTATTGCAGTAATGCAGTAATACAGAATtgcattcacaagttgaag AGTGTGCCAAGGAGAATGGATATGATTGGAAGAGCAGTGCCTGGAGCGGAGTCAATTTTAAACGAATATCTGTTTTCTGACGTTCGAATTGGCGCCGATGCAGTTACTGACATCGTTCAATTTGGTGATGAAAACAGTGATGACGAAGACAGTGATGATGAGAGGGAAAAATGGGAAGTATTGAGTGCAGTTATTGTGTGCTTTGTAGTTGCGGTTGATAGATCCTCTAGTTCACTTGAGGATATAAATCAGTCACTTGAAAGCTATAGCATTAAAGTGCGTGAAGGGGGATGGATAATTACAATGATAGCATGTGATCGGAGCCTCTCTTCTTATTGTAAGAAAATTTCAGATGTTTTAACGAGGTATGGAGTGATGAAAAAGGGGTTTCGGGTAGAGCTGAAGAAAGATGAAGAATCGAAAAGTTTGAAAgttttacaaaaaattgttgataaGCTACATCATGGGTGCAGAGCGATAGTTTTGCGGGCAGTGAAATAA